The Siniperca chuatsi isolate FFG_IHB_CAS linkage group LG7, ASM2008510v1, whole genome shotgun sequence genome includes a window with the following:
- the proca1 gene encoding uncharacterized protein proca1, with translation MWSVFFVFLSYLDRNFVKGDFLSRALDAEKESKEMFSMLNDTFCAKMSTVRENFLYQVSDGAEAVRSVVSPAGKLVNCSVIVNQIQVKSFMHECRLGLKDQRAGRHLETRFARMDEAKLKCREFKERSERSGRVKKDDNDDSALRDKVLKRSKRGFTYPGTLWCGAGNMADHYGQLGEFAQTDSCCRTHDHCPHVIHAFSSNYGHTNFKWHSICHCDCDNALKDCLRKVNDTSSRVVGQAFFNVIGVPCFDFVYEEQCAERHWYGMCKRYEKLPTAVLREAVPYDFGGIDVIDVLTLAPPKKESKKSEEEEKPESTTQSTISGPEEPSLGNVVTAAEDFIKVLATVSTSQSSNSDSDKGETQSSEKRKNTGKKKKTTKKQKAKRKGRKRKQKTEAGVKIEEGAPVSTSGSKAEEAIALNYIISEARKHDQSNRNTNRVGDIEYELGGKEEPSNEVMKDEPAMDKETVSITSPTTVKKTAAESDTDALTESTEEIILSPSTSTTTVIPQKAKTRRLRKGRRKKSKKIPLPSFEDLVTNTTDNLRAISVPTIITITPAAQPEQQSFGSDTEKRPIVSTARTPIVIPKVKRNRSKERGDREGRKKRRKVSSASPIVAAALENSSADNLKVIPLTGAPTIPSVATTVRQVSHRLDIYGGKTTVQVTALNSFSVLKRQKSKERGLRSSENPLFRNISENVLPVLPTPEMSDALSSPATTAAISGLPEETETHSEWRLFSTITAAPSIITKRHRQTIRRHRKPRKEDVPAALSDGVSFPKTEQTPMTFTTTPSKVKTTEELNLQRSEKPRTTTSATPAMSPIQLSIERAKAQFTRKKRRKLSIRQQ, from the exons ATGTGGTCGgtcttctttgtctttctgtcttacCTGGACAGAAACTTCGTCAAGGGCGACTTCCTGAGCCGCGCTTTGGACGCAGAGAAGGAGAGCAAAGAAATGTTCTCCATGCTCAACGACACCTTTTGCGCAAAAATGTCAACTGTAAGAGAGAATTTCCTCTACCAGGTGTCAGACGGAGCCGAGGCGGTGCGCTCCGTCGTCAGCCCCGCCGGGAAGCTTGTGAACTGCTCTGTCATTGTGAACCAGATACAGGTGAAGTCGTTCATGCACGAGTGCAGGTTGGGACTGAAAGATCAGAGAGCCGGGCGGCATCTGGAGACGCGTTTTGCGCGCATGGATGAAGCCAAACTGAAGTGCCGGGAGTTTAAAGAGAGGTCGGAGCGCAGCGGCAGGGTGAAAAAGGATGACAACGATGACTCTGCGCTGCGGGACAAGGTTTTAAAAAGATCCAAGAGAGGCTTCACTTATCCTGGGACCCTGTGGTGTGGAGCTGGAAACATGGCTGATCATTATGGCCAGCTGG GAGAGTTTGCACAGACCGACAGCTGCTGCCGTACTCATGACCACTGCCCTCACGTCATCCATGCCTTCTCCTCAAATTATGGCCACACTAATTTCAAGTGGCACTCCATCTGTCATTGTGACTGCGATAATGC GTTGAAAGATTGTCTGAGGAAAGTCAACGACACATCTTCCAGGGTAGTTGGTCAGGCGTTCTTCAATGTCATCGGTGTGCCTTGCTTTGATTTTGTCTATGAAGAACAGTGTGCAGAGCGGCACTGGTACGGCAT GTGTAAACGATATGAGAAGCTTCCCACTGCTGTGCTGAGAGAGGCGGTCCCATATGACTTTGGCGGCATTGACGTCATCGATGTGCTGACGTTGGCTCCTCCCAAGAAGGAATCCAAGAAAAGCGAGGAAGAAGAGAAACCGGAGAGTACAACACAGTCTACGATTTCAGGCCCTGAAGAGCCTTCACTTGGAAACGTTGTCACCGCTGCTGAGGACTTCATCAAGGTCCTCGCTACTGTCTCCACCTCTCAAAGCTCCAACTCCGACTCTGATAAAGGCGAGACACAAAGctcagagaagaggaagaacacagggaagaagaagaaaaccaccaaaaagcagaaagcaaaacgaaaggggaggaagagaaagcagAAAACAGAGGCAGGTGTTAAAATAGAGGAAGGAGCTCCAGTTTCGACCTCTGGCAGCAAAGCAGAAGAAGCCATCGCTCTAAATTACATCATCAGTGAGGCACGAAAACACGACCAGTcaaatagaaacacaaacagagtcGGTGACATTGAATATGAGCTTGGAGGAAAAGAAGAGCCCTCCAATGAAGTCATGAAAGATGAACCAGCGATGGATAAGGAGACTGTTTCCATTACGTCACCTACGACAGTcaagaaaacagcagcagagtcgGACACTGATGCGCTGACCGAGTCCACAGAAGAAATCATTCTTTCTCCGTCAACAAGCACGACAACTGTTATTCCACAGAAAGCAAAAACCAGAAGGCTAAGAaaggggaggagaaagaagagcaaGAAAATTCCTCTTCCTTCTTTCGAAGACCTTGTAACGAACACAACAGACAACTTAAGAGCCATTTCTGTCCCCACCATCATTACCATAACCCCAGCAGCACAGCCCGAGCAACAAAGCTTTGGGAGCGACACTGAAAAGCGACCTATCGTCAGCACTGCCAGGACCCCCATTGTAATCCCCAAAGTCAAAAGGAACAGGtcaaaagagagaggagacagagaggggaggaaaaaaaggaggaaagtcAGCTCGGCTTCTCCCATTGTGGCCGCTGCCCTTGAAAATTCCTCTGCAGACAATCTGAAAGTGATCCCTCTCACCGGGGCTCCCACCATACCTTCGGTGGCCACCACAGTGCGGCAGGTTTCACACAGGCTGGACATTTACGGAGGGAAGACGACCGTCCAAGTTACGGCTCTGAACTCCTTTAGTGTTTTGAAAAGGCAAAAGTCAAAAGAGAGAGGACTGAGAAGCAGTGAAAATCCACTTTTTCGCAACATCTCTGAAAATGTGCTTCCTGTTCTTCCAACTCCAGAGATGAGTGATGCACTGAGCAGCCCTGCAACCACTGCCGCAATTAGTGGGCTTCCAGAAGAAACAGAAACTCACAGTGAATGGAGGCTTTTTAGTACTATCACAGCAGCCCCTTCCATCATTACAAAACGACACAGGCAGACAATCAGACGGCATAGAAAACCAAGAAAGGAAGATGTGCCTGCTGCTCTCAGCGATGGAGTTTCTTTCCCTAAAACTGAACAAACACCAATGACATTTACAACCACGCCATCCAAAGTCAAAACTACTGAAGAGCTCAATCTACAGAGATCTGAAAAGCCCCGCACAACCACCTCAGCAACTCCCGCCATGAGTCCAATTCAGTTATCTATTGAGAGAGCAAAAGCACAATTCAccaggaagaagagaaggaaactGTCTATTAGACAACAATGA